The window GATCTGCGCCAGCAGCGTATCCGGATACAGCGCAATCGGCGCCACCAGTTGATTCAACTGGTCTCCCGAGGGAATCGCCTGTGCATGACCTGCGTTACCCGAGACCCACTGGCACGCCATCAAAGCCGCCAGAACAACCACCATAATCCTACGAAGGCACATCGAGTATCACCTCGAAACTGTCATCTAAATCCTGTACAACGAGTACGAATTAATGAATTATCGGAGTGCGGCCTGCCTAAGCCTGCCAATTATATGTCAACCGCAAAAACAACCGGCCACGATCTTTGAAGGAATCAAACATGCAGACCAATGCCAGAGGAATCTTTGAAGTAAAAACGATCCCGCAGCCCGCTGACCCCGCTGCCGGAGGCGACGCCCTCGGCCGTCTTCTCCTCGACAAGCAGTTCCACGGCGACCTCGAAGCCACCAGCAAAGGCACCATGCTCGCCGCAGGAACCGCCGTCAAAGGCTCCGCCGGTTATGTCGCCCTCGAGATCGTCACCGGCGCCCTTCACGGCCACACCGGCACCTTCATCCTCCAGCACACCGGCACAATGACACGCGGCACCCCGGAGCTCAGCATCACCATCGTCCCCGACTCCGGCACCGGCGAGCTCGTCGGCCTCTCTGGAAAAATGTCCATCGACCGCGCCGACGGCAAGCACTCCTAC is drawn from Edaphobacter lichenicola and contains these coding sequences:
- a CDS encoding DUF3224 domain-containing protein: MQTNARGIFEVKTIPQPADPAAGGDALGRLLLDKQFHGDLEATSKGTMLAAGTAVKGSAGYVALEIVTGALHGHTGTFILQHTGTMTRGTPELSITIVPDSGTGELVGLSGKMSIDRADGKHSYNLEYTLTQAQ